The DNA sequence GGCCGAATGACTTGGTCACAGTGCTTCTCCCTCCGGTGGCGGCGGTCCGGGCCAGGTCGTCCGGCCGCACCAGGGACACCATCTGACTTTCACCTTGAAGGCGAACAGTCCAGCCAGGAATCCCAGCAGGACCGCGCCGACTAACGCACCGACTTCCACGAGGACCTACCCCCTCTTCGGTCGGGGCGCCGGCCGGCCGCCTTGCCGCGACGCCGGCCGGCGCCCAGGTGGGTGGGGATGTGCGAGGCGACGAGGCGGTACGCCGACTTCGGGTCTGCCGGCCCGACTCTCGCAGCCAGAGACAGATTGACATCTCTGTCGTACGGCTACAAGACTTCAGTGTAAGTTTTCTCCAGATGGCCGACTGGATGGAGTCAGGTCTTGAAAGTTGCGGGAATGAAGGGAAGACTGCCTATCGGCAGGTCCGAAGAGGATCCGGAGGAGGTCTACATGTCAAGAGCAAGCGGACCCACGATCGCCCGATGGCAGCTCGGCAGGCAGCTCAAGGCCGCCCGCGAGGCGGCCGGCATCACCCAGATCGCCATCGCCGAGGTGCTCGCCTGCAGCGAATCGAAGATCTACAAGATCGAGGCTGGTGACGTCGGCGTCGGCCGTGGCGACCTGATCGTCATGCTCGACCGCTACGGCGTCACCGACGAAGATCGCCGCACCACCATCTTCGACCTGCAGAAGCAGGGCAAGCAGCGCGGCTGGTGGTCCAAGTACGGCACCATCCCGATGAACTACAGCATGTACGTCGGCCTCGAAAGCGCCGCCCGCGAGGTGCGCAACTTCGAGCTGGCCATCGTCCCCGGCCTGCTCCAGACCGAGGAGTACGCCCGAGCCGTCGCCTCCACGGCGTGGCCGGACGATCCCGGCGAGGTGGACCGGCGGGTCGAGCTACGGATGGCGCGGCAAGCGTGCCTCGCCGAGGACCCGCCGCTGAAGTTCTGGGCCATTGTTGACGAGGCTGTGCTGCACCGGCGGCCCGGTGGCGACGCGGTGATGCGTCGCCAGCTCGACCACCTGACCGAGGTAAGCACCCGACCGAACGTCATGCTGCAGGTGCTGCCGTTCAGCGAGGGCTGGCATCCCGGCACCAGCGGATCGTTCTCGATCCTGGACTTCGACGAGACCGTGCACAGCCCGGTCGCGTACATCGAGAGCCAGGCCGGCGACGTGTATCTGGAACGTCCCGAGGACATGAACCGGGTTACCCTTACCTACACCCACCTGCAGACGGCAGCGCTCAGTGCCAGGAAGTCCCGGGACCTGATCGCCGCGATCGCCAAGGACTTGGCGTAGACCAGAAGGAGGGGCGCGATGGATCTCACCCGCGCCATGTGGATCAAAAGCAGCCGCAGCAACGCCAACAGCCAGTGCGTCGAGGTCGCCCGCAACCTGCCGGGAGTCGTCGCCACCCGCGACAGCAAGGACCCGACCGGCCCGGCGCTGACCTTCGCCCCCTCCGCCTGGACCACCTTCACCACCGCGCTCAAGTCGTCCCAGCTCTCCGCGTAACCGCTCCTCCCCCACTCCAAAGAGGCACCGCGAATGCGAGACACCGACCTGACCGACGCCACCTGGCGTACCAGCAGCTACTCCGGCGGCAACGGTAACTGCGTCGAAGTCGCCGACAACCTGCCCGCCGTCGTCGCCGTACGCGACAGCAAGGACCGTTCCGGTCCCCTGCTCGCCTTCTCCTCTGCGGCGTGGACGTCCTTCACCGCGTCGCTCGGGGCGCAGACGCGCCAGCGGTAGCGGATCCGTGACCGCGTTGCGAGTGCGGGCGCGGTCACGCCAACCGCTTCGGAAGCGGACCGCGATCGCCCGCGAGCACGCCTCATGACCGCTGAACTCGCCGCCGTCATCGGCCGCGCCCGGTTCCTGCTGCTCGACTTCGACGGACCCGTCTGCAAGGTCTTCGCCAACCACCCCGCGCCCCAGGTCGCCGCCACCCTGCGCCGCCTGCTCGTCGACCAGGGCGTCACCGTCCCGCCCGATCTGCTCGATGAACCCGACCCGCTCGCCGTGCTGCGCTGGAGTGCCACCCTTGACCGGCTCGCCATCGTGCGCCAAGTCGACGACGCCCTGCGCGCTGCCGAGTTGGACGCCGTCGCCGTCGCCGACCCCACCCCGTACGCCCGGGAAGTCATCGTGACCGCCCACCGCGCCCAGCGCGGCATCGCGATCGTCTCCAACAACAGCGCCGGCGCCGTCAACCGGTACCTGATCGCGCGCCGTCTCGCCGGCTACATCCACCCCGTCATCGGCCGCCCGTACGCCGGCCCAGCCGGAATGAAACCGAACCCGGCACCGGTGCTCGCCGCCATCTGCGAACTGCACGCCCACCCCGAGGACTGCGTGCTCATTGGCGACTCACCTACCGACATCGAGGCCGCCCAGGCGGTCGGCGTACCCACCATCGGCTACGCCAACAAACCCCGCAAATACCACAGACTCAGCGAATCAGACGCCATCATCGGCAGCATGGCCGAAGTCGTCACCGCCCTCACCGGTCGCCGGGTGCAAGGCGGTAGACCCGCGAGTCACGGAGACTGAAGCCGAGTCGTTCGTAGAGCCGGTTCGCGGCAGCACGAGACGGGCGGGACGTCAGGTCAACGGTCCGAGCGCCAGCCTCCCGAGCCAGCCTGACGGCCTCCTGGGTCAGCGCCGCCCCGACCCCGAGGCCGCGCGCCGACTCGTCGACCACCACATCCTCGATCCACGCCCGCCTACCGGTCGGGATCGGGAACATCACCAGGGTCAACGCGCCGACGATCTCGCCCTCGCAGCGAGCGATCAGCAAAGTGCTTGCGTCCGACGCCACCAGCTCGTTCAACGCCGTCAGATCGAGTGGCTTGGCGGAACGGGACAGCTGCGGGAGGAGCCGGCCGAACGCTTTCACGACCTCGTCGGTGGCGACTCGTACGGCCTCGATCTCGACGCTCATACTCGCGACTCTATCGACCGGACACGCCACGCGAGGCGGTCCAGCGAGTACGACAAGTCAGCCAGGGTCACCACACTCTGATGAGTACCGTCGGGTCCGGCAGCGGACTTGCCGGCCTACGTCGTCGTTGCCGACCGCGTCCGCATCGGGTAATTGCCTCGCCGCGTCGGCGGGAATTCCGGTGTAATCCCTGCCATGCGCATCACCTCGGAAACCGTCGGTGACGGCATCCGCGAGCAGCTCTTCAGCGTCGGGGACATCCCCGGGGTGCTCTGGACGCCTGCTGAGGGCTCCGGTCCCCGTCCGTTGGTCTTGATCGGGCACGGCGGCGGCCAGCACAAGAAGGGGTGGGAGGTCGTCTCCAGAGCCTTTCCCTACGTCACCTCCGGTGGCTTCGCGGTCGCCGCGATCGACGCGCCGGGTACCGGTGACAGGCCGGAGCACCCGGAGATCCGGCGGCTTGTCGCGCTCATCGAGGAACGGGAGGCCGCAGGCGAGCCCTTCGGCCCGGCGTGGCCCGCCCTGAACGAAACCGTGGCGGCGCAGCTCATACCCGACTGGCGGACCACTCTGGACGCGCTGCAGAACCTGGACTCCGTCGGCGACAGCCAGCCCGTCGGGTACTACGGTCTGTCCGAGGCCGGTGAGATGGGTATCCGCCTGGTCGCGGCCGAGCCTCGGATCACGGCTGCGGTCCTCGGCCTCGTTGGAAGCGAGTGGCTCACCGGCATCGCAGCGCGGATCACGATCCCGGTCGAGTTCCTGCTGCAGTGGGACGACGAAGGCAATCCACGGGACTCCGTCCTGAAGCTGTACGACGCCCTCGGCTCCGCAGAGAAGACATTGCACGCCAACCCCGGCAGCCACTTTCGAGTCCCGTCGTTCGAAATCGAGAGCTCGATCCGGTTCTTCGCCCGGCACCTGGGTAGCCCTGGCACCGCAATCAGTTCCTGACACCACCGAGCGATCACCGATCTGGCTCCGCGCGCCCTACGGTCCCCCCACCTGATTCCCGCCCTCAAGGTAGACAGTCCCGCTGTCCGTCGCTGCTTACACAGCGGCAGCGGCCCGCCGGGCCAGCAGCGGCGACAGCCGCTGCTGCGCCTGCGGCAGGGTCGACCACGCCCAGCTGCGCAACTCCTGCGGCGGAAGCCGGATCGCGTCGGCCTGCGACGCGTCAAGGATGCCGCCGTCGTACACGAACATCACTCCTTCGGTGCGGCCGGCGCGAGGCGGCACCCAGTCGACTACCAGCAGCCGTCCGGGAGTAACCGCCAAGCCGAGTTCTTCGGTTAGCTCACGGACCGCCGCGTCGTACGGCGACTCGTCGGCCTCCACCGCCCAACCTGGTAGTTCCCAGTAGTCCTTGTACGTCGGCTCGACGAGCAGGATTCGTCCGTCACGGTCCCGCAGCAGCACGGCCGAGCCCATCCGCTTGCGCGGCAACGTCGCTGTGTAATCGTCAGGCGGGGAGCTCACCACCGGAGGTTAACCGCCCGAATGTCCAGTTGTCGGAAGCTTCCGCCGGTCAGGGCTCGTGGCGGCGGGCCACCTGTACCGATCAGGAATCGAGAAGCACCGGCCGCTGCGGCACGGCTACCGTCGTGGTGGCAAGGCAGCCACCGAGGAGCTCGACGTGCTGTCGAAGATCGCCCAGATGGAACCGTCGGACCGCGCACTGGCCGAACGCGTCCACGCCATCGTCACCACCAACGCCCCCGACCTGTCCCCGAAGCTCTGGTACGGCCAGCCGGCGTACGCGAGGAAGGGCAAGGTCGTGTGCTTCTTCCGCAGCGGACACGCGGACAAGGAGCCGTACTCCACCTTCGGCTTCACCGCTGCGGCCAACCTCGCCG is a window from the Solwaraspora sp. WMMD792 genome containing:
- a CDS encoding DUF397 domain-containing protein, which produces MDLTRAMWIKSSRSNANSQCVEVARNLPGVVATRDSKDPTGPALTFAPSAWTTFTTALKSSQLSA
- a CDS encoding GNAT family N-acetyltransferase: MSVEIEAVRVATDEVVKAFGRLLPQLSRSAKPLDLTALNELVASDASTLLIARCEGEIVGALTLVMFPIPTGRRAWIEDVVVDESARGLGVGAALTQEAVRLAREAGARTVDLTSRPSRAAANRLYERLGFSLRDSRVYRLAPGDR
- a CDS encoding helix-turn-helix transcriptional regulator; its protein translation is MKGRLPIGRSEEDPEEVYMSRASGPTIARWQLGRQLKAAREAAGITQIAIAEVLACSESKIYKIEAGDVGVGRGDLIVMLDRYGVTDEDRRTTIFDLQKQGKQRGWWSKYGTIPMNYSMYVGLESAAREVRNFELAIVPGLLQTEEYARAVASTAWPDDPGEVDRRVELRMARQACLAEDPPLKFWAIVDEAVLHRRPGGDAVMRRQLDHLTEVSTRPNVMLQVLPFSEGWHPGTSGSFSILDFDETVHSPVAYIESQAGDVYLERPEDMNRVTLTYTHLQTAALSARKSRDLIAAIAKDLA
- a CDS encoding NUDIX hydrolase, whose amino-acid sequence is MSSPPDDYTATLPRKRMGSAVLLRDRDGRILLVEPTYKDYWELPGWAVEADESPYDAAVRELTEELGLAVTPGRLLVVDWVPPRAGRTEGVMFVYDGGILDASQADAIRLPPQELRSWAWSTLPQAQQRLSPLLARRAAAAV
- a CDS encoding HAD hydrolase-like protein; the protein is MTAELAAVIGRARFLLLDFDGPVCKVFANHPAPQVAATLRRLLVDQGVTVPPDLLDEPDPLAVLRWSATLDRLAIVRQVDDALRAAELDAVAVADPTPYAREVIVTAHRAQRGIAIVSNNSAGAVNRYLIARRLAGYIHPVIGRPYAGPAGMKPNPAPVLAAICELHAHPEDCVLIGDSPTDIEAAQAVGVPTIGYANKPRKYHRLSESDAIIGSMAEVVTALTGRRVQGGRPASHGD
- a CDS encoding DUF397 domain-containing protein; this translates as MRDTDLTDATWRTSSYSGGNGNCVEVADNLPAVVAVRDSKDRSGPLLAFSSAAWTSFTASLGAQTRQR
- a CDS encoding alpha/beta hydrolase: MPRRVGGNSGVIPAMRITSETVGDGIREQLFSVGDIPGVLWTPAEGSGPRPLVLIGHGGGQHKKGWEVVSRAFPYVTSGGFAVAAIDAPGTGDRPEHPEIRRLVALIEEREAAGEPFGPAWPALNETVAAQLIPDWRTTLDALQNLDSVGDSQPVGYYGLSEAGEMGIRLVAAEPRITAAVLGLVGSEWLTGIAARITIPVEFLLQWDDEGNPRDSVLKLYDALGSAEKTLHANPGSHFRVPSFEIESSIRFFARHLGSPGTAISS